A window from Purpureocillium takamizusanense chromosome 3, complete sequence encodes these proteins:
- a CDS encoding uncharacterized protein (EggNog:ENOG503P2ET), which produces MSGGSTLEHIDAVDAFARTLFIRAKQYPNPSLSDVSTAVRHLHLALRHLRVEAADPDSLLNRGTDSTVYTRQIQPIVQDSDFALKQLETVLDKYDANGGREVDGMADRLATVRSRLINERTTVDMFLDTVQLHNPANRSACNTVQRSEASLEGIKDKVDKIATKLFSRRDSTGMADDEDRLWQEFKLELEKEGFSSDVLRQHKEILRAYIRELETMSSLNGGPPPTVRGMLEHHSRVLVPPPVPPKIPQKEVAHPSMDNEKCFVSMKDERRMPCDAPIAPPPHNEHYSFSSDDAGSDSGESMALISTKDLMAMDSIHSGMAGLTVQPPSPNGYGVSPRSHQKYLTSGVAGTLPPPGPAELSGSPNSQLGSSPNYVHPFPPYGVAGQQPPAYGSSPRSMPPRLAPDRYGQDIPLDAPWTKIKRSLVSPEVLERAGVRYEARPEYVAVLGRLSREQIAAFAQQSADCRTARSSKYAPPRRDGKHEHERPRADSKSSRDDDDDDSVLWDESDTTDYDDDKTLDKGTKSYPYIVNPPTKDKASPSSTVMPKPILKNKNENHVRFDPEPHEVDSRNGSLKDERERRRDGSSRRYRDPRDREGSGRGRDGYRRESERDRYSDKHRGYDGDYHRPHRRGDRDRRGDRKEDRTMKKKAWGETLGAVGIGGAAASLLGVLAEAAVGM; this is translated from the exons ATGAGCGGTGGAAGCACTCTCGAAcacatcgacgccgtcgatgccttCGCCAGGACCCTTTTCATCCGAGCCAAACAGTACCCGAATCCGTCTCTAAGCGACGTTTCCACTGCCGTGCGCCACCTCCACCTGGCCTTGCGCCATCTgcgcgtcgaggctgccgaccCGGACTCACTCCTCAACAGAGGCACAGATTCTACAGTGTATACTCGCCAAATACAGCCCATTGTACAAGACAGCGATTTCGCACTCAAGCAGCTCGAAACCGTCCTTGACAAGTATgacgccaacggcggccgtGAGGTAGATGGCATGGCGGACCGGTTGGCCACTGTCCGATCACGGCTCATCAACGAAAGGACTACGGTCGACATGTTCTTAGACACTGTGCAGTTGCACAACCCCGCCAACAGGTCTGCTTGCAATACCGTCCAGAGGAGCGAAGCCAGCCTTGAGGGCATCAAGGACAAAGTCGACAAGATTGCGACCAAGCTCttcagccgccgcgacagcaCCGGCATGGCGGACGATGAGGACCGACTGTGGCAAGAATTCAAGTTGGAGCTCGAAAAGGAAGGCTTTTCGTCTGACGTTCTCCGTCAACATAAG GAGATTCTGCGGGCCTACATCCGCGAACTGGAGACCATGTCAAGCCTCAACGGTGGTCCCCCACCTACAGTCCGCGGGATGCTTGAACATCATAGCCGCGTGCTTGTACCACCACCTGTACCACCAAAGATTCCCCAAAAGGAAGTGGCCCATCCCAGCATGGATAATGAGAAGTGTTTCGTGAGCATGAAGGATGAACGGCGTATGCCCTGCGACGCCCCTATtgcaccgccgcctcacaATGAACACTATTCGTTCTCGTCCGATGATGCGGGAAGTGATTCGGGGGAGTCTATGGCCCTCATTTCTACCAAGGATCTGATGGCCATGGACAGTATCCATTCGGGCATGGCCGGCCTGACCGTGCAACCACCCAGCCCAAACGGTTATGGAGTCTCGCCAAGGAGCCATCAAAAGTATCTGACTTCTGGCGTCGCTGGCACGTTGCCGCCACCTGGCCCTGCCGAACTCTCTGGGTCTCCTAATTCTCAGCTTGGATCATCGCCAAACTACGTCCATCCATTTCCACCTTATGGAGttgccggccagcagccacCAGCATATGGTTCCAGCCCTAGgtccatgccgccgcgcttGGCCCCTGACCGTTATGGTCAAGATATTCCACTCGATGCCCCATGGACGAAGATTAAGCGCTCCCTGGTCAGTCCTGAGGTTCTTGAGCGTGCCGGCGTGAGATATGAGGCTCGACCGGAGTACGTCGCCGTCCTAGGACGCCTCAGCCGCGAGCAGATCGCCGCGTTTGCCCAGCAGAGCGCCGACTGTCGTACAGCGAGGTCTAGCAAGTATGCGCCTCCTAGAAGAGACGGAAAGCATGAGCATGAGAGACCGAGAGCAGATTCGAAAAGCAGTCgggatgatgacgatgatgataGCGTGTTATGGGATGAGAGCGATACCACCGACTACGATGACGATAAAACGCTCGACAAGGGCACCAAGAGCTACCCGTACATCGTGAACCCTCCGACAAAGGACAAGGCGTCTCCCTCTAGCACCGTTATGCCCAAGCCGATACTGAAGAACAAGAACGAGAATCACGTGCGCTTCGACCCGGAGCCCCACGAAGTGGACTCGAGGAATGGCTCTCTCAAAGATGAGCGCGAGCGGCGTCGAGACGGGAGTTCAAGAAGATATCGTGACCCACGCGACCGAGAAGGATCGGGTCGTGGCCGCGACGGATATCGGCGCGAGAGCGAACGAGATCGATATAGCGACAAGCATCGCGGGTACGATGGTGACTACCATCGCCCCCACCGTCGGGGTGACCGTGATCGACGAGGCGACCGCAAGGAAGATCGAACGATGAAAAAGAAAGCCTGGGGCGAGACGCTCGGTGCCGTGGGTattggcggcgccgctgccagtcTCTTAGGCGTtctcgccgaggctgccgtcggcaTGTAA
- a CDS encoding uncharacterized protein (COG:J~EggNog:ENOG503NUYB) — MSSKTIKAQPHEKRKGESALSDFAEYVEQQQNLRFPASRRTAAADATASADAGEHHEELDELFDNLDLADTAPRIPLRDLLLAIDDDDGAHKRLRDLVAERIDEGMGETVFEIGYENNGDSMQLSVDEWNRAYARLMAAAKGAGADCELLLTKNVGGEVEAASTAAKTSKDTACSGKILIRRVPATVEDVIETRIAVVGNVDAGKSSMLGVLVKGDLDDGRGKARVNLFRHKHEMETGRTSSVGMEIMGFDSVGRVITSDTPGRKLSWEDIGKRSAKVITFTDLAGHEKYLRTTVFGLLSSSPNYCLLMVAANNGLVGMSKEHLGIALALNVPVMVVVTKIDICPPNILEETITQITKIMRSPGARKVPTFIKNREECINTATQFVSHRICPVFQVSNVTGENLDLVRTFLNILPHHGRYNSDAPFEFHINDTFSVPFTGTVVSGIVKSGVAHEGDNILIGPDSLGQFIPTAIRSIERKRIRVPAASAGQSASFALKKVKRKDVRKGMVVLPKLEGQPAPKVHREFIAEVLILSHATTIKNKYQAMLHVGPVSQTCAIIDIDRELIRTGDRATVAFRFVQRPEYLAPGDRLLFREGRTKGLGIVKAVGYDPKHPLMGRAANGAAEEEEGGAKGGDQPQGGKEAAAGS; from the exons atgtcTAGCAAGACAATAAAGGCCCAGCCGCATgagaagcgcaagggcgAGTCG GCGCTTAGCGACTTTGCCGAGtacgtcgagcagcagcagaatcTCCGCTTTCCGGCGTCAAGACgaacagccgccgcggatgcgacggccagcgccgaTGCTGGAGAACACCACGAAGAGCTGGACGAGCTCTTTGACAACCTAGACCTCGCCGACACCGCCCCGAGGATACCGCTTAGGGACCTGCTCCtggccatcgacgacgacgatggcgcgcaCAAGAGGTTGCGGGACCTGGTGGCGGAGCGGATAGACGAGGGCATGGGCGAGACCGTCTTCGAAATCGGATACGAGAACAACGGAGACAGCATGCAGCTCTCCGTGGACGAGTGGAACAGGGCATACGCGAGAttgatggccgccgcgaagggggccggcgccgactgcGAGCTCCTCCTGACCAAGAACGTGGgtggcgaggtcgaggcggcgagcacggccgCCAAGACGAGCAAAGACACGGCGTGCAGCGGCAAGATTCTCATACGGAGAgtgccggcgacggtggaGGATGTGATTGAGACGAGGATAGCGGTCGTCGGAAACG TGGATGCCGGGAAGAGTTCCATGTTGGGCGTTCTCGTCAAGGGAGACCTGGACGACGGAAGAGGCAAGGCCCGCGTCAACCTGTTCAGGCACAAGCACGAGATGGAGACTGGACGAACCAGCTCTGTTGGGATGGAAATCATGGGCTTTGACAGCGTGGGGCGCGTCATCACGTCCGACACGCCCGGCC GCAAGCTCTCGTGGGAAGACATTGGAAAGCGCAGCGCCAAGGTCATCACCTTCACCGACCTGGCAGGCCACGAAAAGTACCTGCGCACCACCGTCTTCGGCCTCTTGTCCAGCAGCCCCAACTACTGCCTGCTCAtggtcgccgccaacaaTGGGCTGGTGGGGATGAGCAAGGAGCACCTGGGCATCGCCCTTGCCCTCAACGTGCccgtcatggtggtggtgaccaAGATCGACATATGCCCGCCCAACATCCTCGAGGAGACCATCACGCAAATCACCAAGATCATGCGGAGCCCCGGCGCGCGCAAGGTGCCGACCTTTATCAAGAACCGCGAGGAGTGCATCAACACGGCGACGCAGTTTGTCAGCCACAGGATATGCCCCGTGTTCCAGGTGTCCAACGTGACGGGCGAGAACCTCGACCTGGTGCGGACCTTTCTCAACATCCTTCCACACCACGGGCGCTACAACTCGGACGCGCCCTTCGAGTTCCACATCAACGACACCTTCTCGGTGCCCTTTACCGGCACCGTGGTGTCGGGCATCGTCAAGTCGGGCGTCGCGCACGAGGGGGATAACATCCTCATCGGGCCCGACTCGCTGGGCCAGTTCATCCCCACCGCCATCCGCTCCATTGAGCGCAAGAGGATACGAGTGCCCGCGGCTTCGGCGGGACAGTCGGCCTCGTTTGCGCTGAAGAAGGTGAAGCGCAAAGACGTTCGGAAGGGCATGGTTGTGCTGCccaagctcgagggccagcCGGCGCCCAAGGTGCATAGGGAGTTTATCGCCGAAG TGCTCATCCTCTCCCACGCGACGACCATCAAGAACAAGTACCAGGCGATGCTCCACGTCGGGCCCGTGTCGCAGACGtgcgccatcatcgacattGACCGGGAGCTCATCCGCACCGGCGAccgcgccaccgtcgccttCCGCTTCGTGCAGCGCCCCGAGTATCTCGCTCCCGGGGACCGGCTGCTCTTCCGGGAGGGGCGGACCAAGgggctcggcatcgtcaaggccgtgGGGTACGACCCCAAGCATCCGCTCATGGGCAGggccgccaacggcgccgcggaggaggaggagggcggtgCCAAAGGCGGCGATCAGCCACAGGGGGGCAAGGAAGCCGCAGCCGGCTCATAA
- a CDS encoding uncharacterized protein (COG:J~EggNog:ENOG503NUYB): MPGRVPCWAFSSRETWTTEEARPASTCSGTSTRWRLDEPALLGWKSWALTAWGASSRPTRPAVTPGKLSWEDIGKRSAKVITFTDLAGHEKYLRTTVFGLLSSSPNYCLLMVAANNGLVGMSKEHLGIALALNVPVMVVVTKIDICPPNILEETITQITKIMRSPGARKVPTFIKNREECINTATQFVSHRICPVFQVSNVTGENLDLVRTFLNILPHHGRYNSDAPFEFHINDTFSVPFTGTVVSGIVKSGVAHEGDNILIGPDSLGQFIPTAIRSIERKRIRVPAASAGQSASFALKKVKRKDVRKGMVVLPKLEGQPAPKVHREFIAEGRCYPTAFSSLPPAAPAAAARDVVKLTPILRRSAHPLPRDDHQEQVPGDAPRRARVADVRHHRH, translated from the exons ATGCCGGGAAGAGTTCCATGTTGGGCGTTCTCGTCAAGGGAGACCTGGACGACGGAAGAGGCAAGGCCCGCGTCAACCTGTTCAGGCACAAGCACGAGATGGAGACTGGACGAACCAGCTCTGTTGGGATGGAAATCATGGGCTTTGACAGCGTGGGGCGCGTCATCACGTCCGACACGCCCGGCC GTAACCCCAGGCAAGCTCTCGTGGGAAGACATTGGAAAGCGCAGCGCCAAGGTCATCACCTTCACCGACCTGGCAGGCCACGAAAAGTACCTGCGCACCACCGTCTTCGGCCTCTTGTCCAGCAGCCCCAACTACTGCCTGCTCAtggtcgccgccaacaaTGGGCTGGTGGGGATGAGCAAGGAGCACCTGGGCATCGCCCTTGCCCTCAACGTGCccgtcatggtggtggtgaccaAGATCGACATATGCCCGCCCAACATCCTCGAGGAGACCATCACGCAAATCACCAAGATCATGCGGAGCCCCGGCGCGCGCAAGGTGCCGACCTTTATCAAGAACCGCGAGGAGTGCATCAACACGGCGACGCAGTTTGTCAGCCACAGGATATGCCCCGTGTTCCAGGTGTCCAACGTGACGGGCGAGAACCTCGACCTGGTGCGGACCTTTCTCAACATCCTTCCACACCACGGGCGCTACAACTCGGACGCGCCCTTCGAGTTCCACATCAACGACACCTTCTCGGTGCCCTTTACCGGCACCGTGGTGTCGGGCATCGTCAAGTCGGGCGTCGCGCACGAGGGGGATAACATCCTCATCGGGCCCGACTCGCTGGGCCAGTTCATCCCCACCGCCATCCGCTCCATTGAGCGCAAGAGGATACGAGTGCCCGCGGCTTCGGCGGGACAGTCGGCCTCGTTTGCGCTGAAGAAGGTGAAGCGCAAAGACGTTCGGAAGGGCATGGTTGTGCTGCccaagctcgagggccagcCGGCGCCCAAGGTGCATAGGGAGTTTATCGCCGAAGGTCGGTGCTACCCTACCGCTTTTtcgtccctccctcccgccgcccccgctgctgctgcccgcgaTGTGGTGAAACTGACCCCAATTCTGCGCCGCAGTGCTCATCCTCTCCCACGCGACGACCATCAAGAACAAGTACCAGGCGATGCTCCACGTCGGGCCCGTGTCGCAGACGtgcgccatcatcgacattGA
- a CDS encoding uncharacterized protein (COG:J~EggNog:ENOG503NUYB): protein MPGRVPCWAFSSRETWTTEEARPASTCSGTSTRWRLDEPALLGWKSWALTAWGASSRPTRPAVTPGKLSWEDIGKRSAKVITFTDLAGHEKYLRTTVFGLLSSSPNYCLLMVAANNGLVGMSKEHLGIALALNVPVMVVVTKIDICPPNILEETITQITKIMRSPGARKVPTFIKNREECINTATQFVSHRICPVFQVSNVTGENLDLVRTFLNILPHHGRYNSDAPFEFHINDTFSVPFTGTVVSGIVKSGVAHEGDNILIGPDSLGQFIPTAIRSIERKRIRVPAASAGQSASFALKKVKRKDVRKGMVVLPKLEGQPAPKVHREFIAEVLILSHATTIKNKYQAMLHVGPVSQTCAIIDIDRELIRTGDRATVAFRFVQRPEYLAPGDRLLFREGRTKGLGIVKAVGYDPKHPLMGRAANGAAEEEEGGAKGGDQPQGGKEAAAGS from the exons ATGCCGGGAAGAGTTCCATGTTGGGCGTTCTCGTCAAGGGAGACCTGGACGACGGAAGAGGCAAGGCCCGCGTCAACCTGTTCAGGCACAAGCACGAGATGGAGACTGGACGAACCAGCTCTGTTGGGATGGAAATCATGGGCTTTGACAGCGTGGGGCGCGTCATCACGTCCGACACGCCCGGCC GTAACCCCAGGCAAGCTCTCGTGGGAAGACATTGGAAAGCGCAGCGCCAAGGTCATCACCTTCACCGACCTGGCAGGCCACGAAAAGTACCTGCGCACCACCGTCTTCGGCCTCTTGTCCAGCAGCCCCAACTACTGCCTGCTCAtggtcgccgccaacaaTGGGCTGGTGGGGATGAGCAAGGAGCACCTGGGCATCGCCCTTGCCCTCAACGTGCccgtcatggtggtggtgaccaAGATCGACATATGCCCGCCCAACATCCTCGAGGAGACCATCACGCAAATCACCAAGATCATGCGGAGCCCCGGCGCGCGCAAGGTGCCGACCTTTATCAAGAACCGCGAGGAGTGCATCAACACGGCGACGCAGTTTGTCAGCCACAGGATATGCCCCGTGTTCCAGGTGTCCAACGTGACGGGCGAGAACCTCGACCTGGTGCGGACCTTTCTCAACATCCTTCCACACCACGGGCGCTACAACTCGGACGCGCCCTTCGAGTTCCACATCAACGACACCTTCTCGGTGCCCTTTACCGGCACCGTGGTGTCGGGCATCGTCAAGTCGGGCGTCGCGCACGAGGGGGATAACATCCTCATCGGGCCCGACTCGCTGGGCCAGTTCATCCCCACCGCCATCCGCTCCATTGAGCGCAAGAGGATACGAGTGCCCGCGGCTTCGGCGGGACAGTCGGCCTCGTTTGCGCTGAAGAAGGTGAAGCGCAAAGACGTTCGGAAGGGCATGGTTGTGCTGCccaagctcgagggccagcCGGCGCCCAAGGTGCATAGGGAGTTTATCGCCGAAG TGCTCATCCTCTCCCACGCGACGACCATCAAGAACAAGTACCAGGCGATGCTCCACGTCGGGCCCGTGTCGCAGACGtgcgccatcatcgacattGACCGGGAGCTCATCCGCACCGGCGAccgcgccaccgtcgccttCCGCTTCGTGCAGCGCCCCGAGTATCTCGCTCCCGGGGACCGGCTGCTCTTCCGGGAGGGGCGGACCAAGgggctcggcatcgtcaaggccgtgGGGTACGACCCCAAGCATCCGCTCATGGGCAGggccgccaacggcgccgcggaggaggaggagggcggtgCCAAAGGCGGCGATCAGCCACAGGGGGGCAAGGAAGCCGCAGCCGGCTCATAA
- a CDS encoding uncharacterized protein (COG:S~EggNog:ENOG503P260) translates to MGLAAPLWLQTPDGLQISGRCPIVKLKLAAAPSFPCAFLNPLDTSAPIVCIASHRTAPHRGTMALRRPIWQHSPRICTISALNAPRHDAPFRCNAVVSSSSATPSRRRLASQAAASQATVQHAQPPEYLLPRRDRTALDDVLSALQTKNTDQLFDAFMAWTDILADTSSPLHDAAVRQAQHLPGPTLSELLRSFDPVASPAHDVAHGLNITQGQTQFMDVGDLVDEFGVRTRHCRLLPALQVLIDVRGDSSSNSLTPSDYEVCLRCAGAAVGHRAAKEIWNAMAKHGVQDSRTSQTWNEFIKARFITEPLYYQFDRSRVANLARHMYSNRDPLPRERIRRMDHMRLSLNALKREPWNRRREEPDEDLRRLLRRRYDFSAYKNHWVRALYYGLEMDEALLCTSIIAFARSSSLDHVTMILKSYYGIEIEAAADQPAGIHISGGVDLLSDSPLRPTVRLLDAIVEAFGAMSLIPLGMKLVDFVSRRYDVPIPAATWSNTLSWTYVCASKPFQSMRRLRDDWQDTATSADDVLQVWNVMTSEPHNVEPSFDDYDIYVKTLLKKQSFDTALDVIRHNILPYYDSLVEEYEKALLDEILQNDIALPPSSSALTTPARRRRLQAQLRKDDAHHRISSWFTRLLKSASGNRLHRVGPFARVLVPDLLAEFPEFFHPQIRYRTEQGHVQLERPEATRRFEWFREWRVTLPSKKAGFEVRDLEGADQSDFEWPRVQPMRVLEWRRRPKARLDKLGKAPADADKREWWNRLEEELLR, encoded by the coding sequence ATGGGTCTCGCCGCTCCGCTGTGGCTCCAGACTCCAGACGGACTCCAAATTAGCGGCCGATGCCCCATTGTCAAGCTCAAGCTGGCAGCCGCCCCCTCTTTCCCGTGTGCGTTCCTGAATCCCCTCGACACGAGCGCGCCCATCGTgtgcatcgcatcgcaccgcaccgcgccgcatCGAGGGACTATGGCGCTGAGGCGACCAATCTGGCAGCATTCGCCGCGCATCTGCACCATCTCTGCCCTCAACGCGCCTCGCCATGACGCCCCGTTTCGCTGTAATGCCGTCGTTTCCAGCTCATCAGCGACcccgagtcgacgacgactagCATctcaggccgccgcctcacaAGCAACTGTCCAGCATGCCCAGCCCCCAGAGTATCTTCTCCCGCGGCGCGACCGCACGGCGCTGGACGATGTCTTGAGCGCGCTCCAAACCAAAAACACAGACCAGCTCTTTGATGCCTTTATGGCATGGACCGACATCCTCGCGgacacgtcgtcgcccctACATGACGCTGCTGTGCGACAAGCGCAGCATCTTCCGGGCCCGACCTTGTCAGAACTACTTCGCAGCTTCGACCCAGTCGCGTCTCCGGCCCACGATGTCGCCCACGGCCTCAACATCACGCAGGGCCAGACGCAGTTCATGGACGTGGGCGACCTGGTGGACGAGTTCGGCGTGCGCACGCGTCACTGCAGACTCCTCCCGGCACTGCAGGTGCTCATCGACGTGCGGGGGGACtcgagcagcaacagcctCACCCCCTCCGACTACGAGGTATGCCTccgctgcgccggcgccgccgtcggccaccGGGCCGCCAAGGAGATATGgaacgccatggccaagcacGGCGTCCAGGACTCGCGCACCTCGCAGACCTGGAACGAGTTCATCAAGGCGCGCTTCATCACCGAGCCCCTGTACTACCAGTTCGACCGCTCCCGCGTCGCCAATCTCGCGCGCCACATGTACAGCAATCGCGATCCGCTGCCCAGGGAGAGGATCAGGCGTATGGACCACATGCGCCTCAGCCTCAACGCCCTCAAGCGCGAGCCCTGGAACCGGAGGCGCGAGGagcccgacgaggacctgcgACGCctgttgcgccgccgctacgACTTCAGCGCCTACAAGAACCACTGGGTCCGCGCCCTGTACTACGGActcgagatggacgaggcgctaCTATGCACCTCCATAATCGCCTTTGCGCGGTCCAGCTCCTTGGACCACGTCACCATGATCCTCAAGAGCTACTACGGCATCGAGATCGAAGCGGCTGCCGACCAGCCTGCGGGCATCCACATCTCGGGCGGAGTCGACCTGCTGTCTGACTCCCCCCTCAGGCCCACCgtgcgcctcctcgacgccatcgtcgaggccttTGGCGCCATGTCGCTCATCCCCCTCGGCATGAAGCTCGTCGACTTCGTCTCACGCCGGTACGACGTGCCCATCCCCGCGGCAACGTGGTCCAACACCCTCAGCTGGACATATGTCTGCGCCTCCAAGCCCTTCCAGTCCATGCGCCGACTCCGCGATGACTGGCAGGACACAGCCacctcggccgacgacgtgtTACAGGTCTGGAACGTGATGACGTCGGAGCCGCACAACGTCGAGCCTTCCTTTGACGACTACGACATCTACGTCAAGACGCTCCTGAAGAAGCAGTCGTTTGACACCGCGCTCGACGTCATCCGGCACAATATCCTGCCATATTACGActccctcgtcgaggaaTACGAAaaggcgctcctcgacgagattCTCCAAAACGACATAGCCCTGCcaccatcctcctcggcgctcaccacccccgcccgccgccggcgcctccaagcGCAGCTCCGCAAGgacgacgcccaccaccgcatCTCCAGCTGGTTCACCCGCCTCCTCAAGTCCGCATCGGGCAACCGCCTCCACCGCGTCGGCCCCTTCGCCCGCGTTCTCGTCCCcgacctcctcgccgagtTCCCCGAGTTCTTCCACCCCCAGATCCGCTATCGCACCGAGCAGGGCCACGTCCAGCTCGAGCGCCCCGAGGCCACCCGCCGCTTCGAGTGGTTCCGCGAATGGCGTGTCACCCTGCCCTCGAAGAAGGCCGGCTTTGAAGTCCGTgacctcgagggcgccgatCAGTCTGACTTTGAATGGCCCCGGGTGCAACCCATGAGGGTCCTCGagtggcggcgcaggccaaAAGCCAGGCTCGACAAGCTAGGCAAGGCACCAGCCGACGCGGACAAGAGGGAGTGGTGGAATAGGCTGGAAGAAGAGCTGCTGCGGTAG
- the LSM3 gene encoding U4/U6-U5 snRNP complex subunit lsm3 (EggNog:ENOG503P542~COG:A): protein MADAGAEETSHVAEPLDLVRLLLNEVVFVKLRGDRELKGKLHAYDSHCNLVLGEVEETIYAVEDEDDDEDVKTISRKSEMLFVRGDSVVLISPQVPF from the exons ATGGCCGACGCCGGTGCTGAAGAGACCAgccacgtcgccgagcccCTCGATCTCGTGCGGTTGCTGCTCAACGAGGTCGTTTTCGTCAAGCTCCGAGGCGACAGGGAACTTAAGGGCAAGCTTCAC GCGTACGACAGCCACTGCAACCTGGTGCTCGGCGAGGTTGAAGAGACCATCTACGCCGtagaggacgaggacgatgatgaggatgtcAAG ACGATTAGCCGCAAGTCAGAGATGCTGTTTGTAAGAG GAGACAGCGTCGTCCTGATTTCGCCGCAGGTGCCTTTTTGA